One window from the genome of Halonatronomonas betaini encodes:
- a CDS encoding amidohydrolase, which produces MILIDNFKEAFGTSSNNEGIKNGYILLEGDKIEKIGSINDEDYGIIKDREDVEIIDATGMLVLPGLINTHTHAGMNLLRGYADDYKLHTWLTEKIWPFESRMNEEDIYWGTKLAIIEMIKNGVTTFNDMYFATDRVIDAVRESGIRADLGYGLIEENDGEKGLEESVRLIEMYDGYLNNRVKINLAPHSPYTCSEDYLKEVMKIADKYNSMIHIHVAETKEEVDDLVNDSGKTPVQYLDEIGLFNYHTLAAHGVHLSDNDIKILAENNVHISHNPASNMKLGSGIIRLKELLDAGINVSLGTDGVASNNGLDLIHDVRLASYLQKAVNNDPTVIPLNNILEIVTTNGAKALGNAEIGELKEGKKADVILINTHNKPAYTPDYNSLSNIFYAGSGRDVDTVIIDGRLIMENRELKTLDEDKVYDEVANRADRLSE; this is translated from the coding sequence ATGATATTGATTGATAATTTTAAAGAGGCTTTTGGTACTTCAAGCAATAATGAGGGCATCAAAAATGGATATATTTTATTAGAAGGGGATAAGATTGAAAAAATAGGTAGTATTAATGATGAAGATTATGGTATAATTAAGGATAGAGAAGATGTTGAAATTATTGATGCTACAGGAATGCTTGTTTTACCTGGTCTGATTAATACCCATACACATGCAGGCATGAATCTTTTGAGGGGATATGCAGATGATTATAAGTTGCATACCTGGCTTACTGAAAAGATCTGGCCCTTTGAGAGCCGAATGAATGAAGAGGATATTTACTGGGGAACTAAATTAGCTATTATTGAAATGATAAAAAATGGTGTGACAACATTTAATGATATGTATTTTGCAACAGATCGAGTAATTGATGCTGTTAGAGAGAGCGGGATTAGGGCAGATTTAGGTTATGGTTTAATAGAAGAAAATGATGGAGAAAAGGGTTTAGAAGAATCTGTGAGATTAATTGAAATGTACGATGGATATTTAAATAATCGTGTTAAAATTAATCTAGCACCTCATTCTCCCTATACCTGCAGTGAAGATTATTTAAAAGAAGTTATGAAAATTGCTGATAAATATAATAGTATGATTCATATTCATGTTGCTGAAACAAAAGAAGAGGTAGATGATTTAGTTAATGATTCTGGGAAGACTCCAGTGCAATACCTTGATGAAATCGGTTTATTTAATTATCATACTCTAGCAGCCCATGGAGTTCATTTAAGTGATAATGATATTAAGATTTTAGCTGAAAATAATGTTCATATATCTCATAACCCAGCAAGTAATATGAAATTAGGTAGTGGAATTATTAGACTCAAAGAACTTTTAGATGCTGGTATTAATGTGAGTCTGGGTACAGATGGGGTTGCAAGCAATAATGGTTTAGACCTAATTCATGATGTCAGGCTGGCTTCTTACCTGCAAAAAGCTGTAAATAATGATCCAACTGTAATACCTTTAAATAATATTTTAGAAATTGTAACAACAAATGGAGCAAAGGCTTTAGGGAATGCTGAAATTGGTGAACTAAAAGAAGGTAAAAAAGCAGATGTAATATTGATAAATACTCATAATAAACCTGCATATACCCCGGATTATAATTCTTTATCCAATATATTTTATGCAGGGAGCGGAAGAGATGTTGATACTGTAATCATAGATGGTAGATTAATTATGGAAAATAGGGAATTGAAAACTCTGGATGAAGATAAAGTATATGATGAAGTAGCTAATAGAGCTGATAGATTATCAGAGTAA
- a CDS encoding deoxyribodipyrimidine photo-lyase: protein MKSENIINKINLDKDYYSILSNREINKKNDYVLYWMQGSQRLSDNRALSVSAKVANQLNKKLYIIFNFVSDYPEANYRHYSFMYDGIKEIYENLKEPGIRFIVTKGDIVTNIKKWADRSAITFVDKGYLKPQRNWRNSLNEKINVPLVEIATNTVVPIQKVSNKEEYAAYTIRNKINKYVDEELFIWNLPELNNKCNLDHIEPENFTDKDAFLSSLKLNNDLPEISSFTGGYSQAKLKLKSFIDNNLKDYQENSNDPDLNIQSNLSPYLHFGQISPREIALLVKDEAELNPAINPEDFLEQLIVRRELSFNFVYYNKLYDSYPGALPDWAKKSLEIHADDPRDYIYSKSDFENAKTHDYYWNAAQLEHIYTGKIHNYMRMYWGKKILEWSPDPESAFNLALYLNNKYSLDGRDPNSYAGVAWCFGKHDRAWQERSVFGKTRYMNQNGLKRKFSMDEYIKRIKKISGLSKIKGDK from the coding sequence ATGAAATCAGAAAATATTATTAATAAAATCAATTTGGATAAAGATTATTATAGTATTTTAAGTAATCGAGAAATAAATAAAAAAAATGATTATGTTTTATACTGGATGCAGGGTAGCCAGAGATTATCAGATAATAGAGCACTTTCAGTCTCTGCTAAAGTAGCCAATCAGTTAAATAAAAAATTATATATTATCTTTAATTTTGTTTCAGATTATCCTGAAGCTAATTATCGTCATTATTCATTTATGTATGATGGCATAAAAGAAATTTATGAAAATCTAAAAGAACCAGGTATTAGATTTATAGTAACCAAAGGAGACATTGTTACAAATATTAAAAAGTGGGCTGATAGGTCAGCAATTACATTTGTAGATAAGGGTTATTTAAAACCTCAACGAAACTGGAGAAATTCACTAAATGAAAAAATTAATGTGCCGTTAGTTGAAATTGCAACTAACACAGTAGTCCCTATCCAAAAAGTTTCTAATAAAGAAGAATACGCCGCTTATACAATCCGAAATAAGATTAATAAATATGTGGATGAAGAATTATTTATCTGGAATCTACCTGAGTTAAATAACAAATGCAATCTAGATCATATTGAGCCTGAAAATTTCACAGATAAAGATGCTTTTTTATCTTCATTAAAACTAAATAATGATCTACCTGAAATCAGCAGTTTTACTGGAGGTTATTCTCAGGCTAAGCTTAAATTAAAAAGTTTTATTGATAATAACCTTAAAGATTATCAGGAAAATAGTAACGATCCAGATTTAAATATTCAATCAAATCTAAGTCCTTATCTTCATTTTGGACAAATTTCTCCTAGAGAAATAGCTTTATTAGTAAAAGATGAGGCTGAATTAAATCCTGCTATTAATCCTGAAGATTTCTTAGAACAGCTAATAGTCAGAAGAGAATTAAGTTTTAATTTTGTCTATTATAATAAGTTGTATGATAGCTATCCAGGAGCACTCCCTGATTGGGCAAAAAAGTCTTTAGAAATTCATGCTGATGACCCAAGAGATTATATATATTCCAAATCAGATTTTGAAAATGCTAAAACCCATGATTATTACTGGAATGCTGCTCAACTGGAACATATATATACCGGTAAAATCCATAATTATATGAGAATGTACTGGGGCAAAAAAATACTTGAATGGTCACCTGACCCTGAATCAGCCTTTAATCTTGCTCTTTATTTAAATAATAAATATAGCCTTGATGGTAGAGACCCTAATTCTTATGCCGGTGTAGCCTGGTGTTTTGGAAAACATGATAGAGCCTGGCAGGAAAGGTCTGTATTTGGTAAAACTAGATACATGAATCAAAATGGCTTAAAACGAAAATTCAGTATGGATGAATATATAAAAAGAATCAAAAAGATATCTGGTCTTTCTAAAATTAAAGGTGATAAATAA
- a CDS encoding ferritin, producing the protein MELKKEILEALNDQLNAELESAYIYQAMAAMFEEEGFPGFAAWMDMQALEEQEHARKFYDFINERGGRVKLAAISEPPFEWDSPQAVFEAALEHEEYISDRINNLVSLAREHDDYATEVFLNWFVDEQVEEEDTVNEILDKFEKVGDTNTGIYMLDKELGARKGH; encoded by the coding sequence ATGGAGTTAAAAAAAGAAATTTTAGAAGCTTTAAACGATCAATTGAATGCTGAGTTAGAATCTGCTTATATTTATCAGGCAATGGCTGCAATGTTTGAAGAGGAAGGTTTCCCAGGATTTGCTGCCTGGATGGATATGCAGGCTTTAGAAGAGCAAGAACATGCACGTAAATTTTATGATTTTATTAATGAACGTGGAGGAAGAGTTAAATTAGCAGCAATTTCAGAGCCACCTTTTGAATGGGATTCACCACAGGCTGTATTTGAAGCAGCACTGGAACATGAAGAATATATCAGTGACAGAATTAATAATTTAGTTTCACTGGCAAGAGAACATGACGATTATGCAACTGAAGTGTTCTTAAACTGGTTTGTTGACGAACAGGTTGAAGAAGAAGATACTGTTAATGAGATTTTAGATAAATTCGAAAAAGTTGGAGATACCAATACAGGCATATATATGCTTGATAAAGAATTAGGCGCAAGAAAAGGACATTAA
- a CDS encoding HU family DNA-binding protein, producing MTKTELIDLVAEKTGHTKKDCNEIVNTTFDSIMDYLTEEAEKDQETRDNVQIIGFGSFEVKDRKARQGRNPQNPEETIKIPARKVPTFRAGKTFKESVKDQ from the coding sequence ATGACTAAGACTGAATTAATTGATTTGGTTGCTGAAAAGACTGGGCACACTAAAAAAGATTGTAATGAGATTGTTAATACTACCTTTGATTCAATCATGGATTATTTAACAGAAGAAGCAGAAAAAGACCAGGAAACTAGAGATAATGTACAGATTATTGGTTTTGGAAGCTTTGAAGTTAAAGATCGCAAAGCAAGACAGGGCAGGAATCCTCAGAACCCTGAAGAAACCATTAAAATTCCTGCAAGAAAGGTACCTACTTTTAGAGCAGGTAAAACTTTCAAAGAGTCAGTTAAAGATCAATAA
- the plsY gene encoding glycerol-3-phosphate 1-O-acyltransferase PlsY yields the protein MAFFVLILVAYLIGSIPTGYLFTKAILNVDIRDYGSGNVGATNVARKLGFKMGAAVALIDIFKGFLPVMIGRNILYDSPEYLIFIIGFFAIIGHDWSVFLKFDGGKGVATTFGVILGLNFISFLILAIIWLSIAFTIKIVSLASIIGIGSLPISIWFLTGSGIETFMAFLLFLFVLYTHRENIKRLLKGEEKPISLGSSKEK from the coding sequence ATGGCATTCTTTGTTCTTATTTTAGTTGCTTATTTAATTGGTTCGATTCCAACTGGATATTTATTTACAAAAGCAATTTTAAATGTTGATATCAGGGATTATGGAAGTGGAAATGTTGGAGCTACAAATGTTGCCAGAAAGTTAGGGTTCAAAATGGGAGCGGCAGTAGCATTGATTGATATTTTCAAAGGGTTTCTCCCGGTAATGATTGGAAGAAATATCCTTTATGATAGTCCTGAATATCTTATTTTCATAATTGGATTTTTTGCTATAATAGGGCATGATTGGTCAGTGTTTCTTAAGTTTGATGGTGGAAAAGGCGTGGCAACTACATTTGGTGTTATTTTAGGATTGAATTTTATTAGTTTTTTAATTCTAGCTATAATCTGGTTGAGTATTGCCTTTACCATTAAGATAGTTTCACTGGCTTCAATTATTGGAATTGGGTCTTTACCTATTTCTATCTGGTTTTTAACTGGTTCTGGAATCGAAACATTTATGGCATTTTTATTGTTTTTATTTGTTTTATATACTCATAGAGAAAATATAAAAAGGTTGCTTAAAGGAGAAGAAAAACCAATAAGTTTAGGTTCCAGCAAAGAAAAATAA
- a CDS encoding DUF512 domain-containing protein yields the protein MAEIAYIRPDSPADKAGLKAGDDIISINSEELRDYIDYLFLSLNEELRIKYIDSDDDKIKNVCLTLENEDSGIGFSEIVFDGLKNCKNKCIFCFVDQQPSGSRETLVKKDDDYRFSFLQGSFITLTNLKDYEFERIKREKLSPLYVSVHATNPELREELMCNPRAGRIMEDLRELSEAGIHFHLQLVLIPGINDGKELERSLKDLTGLAENVESIGIVPVGLTGHRDNLPDLNSYDKESAEEVINITGKWQKKLIEQEGYNYIYLSDEFYLISDKNIPEKDHYNEFPQLENGIGMTRLELDNYKEIKDIYDNRDLEINEEITIITSELGWLALKSFWKEINSLSENIKVEVIKNKYLGGGVTVTGLLAAEDIFYGLSDDGNSGILILPDIIFNDNGLTLDDYGIKDFKNTLDYDRICKASEIKEILEVIFDGTTDCCNSG from the coding sequence ATGGCTGAAATTGCATATATCAGACCGGATTCACCAGCTGATAAAGCTGGTTTAAAAGCCGGTGATGATATAATAAGTATAAATAGTGAGGAATTAAGGGATTATATCGATTATTTGTTTTTATCCCTTAATGAAGAATTAAGAATAAAATATATCGATTCTGATGATGATAAAATTAAAAATGTGTGTTTAACTTTAGAAAATGAAGATTCTGGTATAGGATTTTCTGAGATTGTTTTTGATGGCTTAAAAAATTGCAAAAATAAATGTATATTTTGTTTTGTTGATCAACAGCCTTCAGGGAGCAGAGAAACTCTGGTTAAAAAAGATGATGATTATCGTTTTTCTTTTTTACAGGGAAGTTTTATTACTTTAACTAATCTAAAAGATTATGAATTTGAGAGGATAAAAAGAGAAAAGTTATCGCCACTTTATGTTTCCGTTCATGCAACCAATCCTGAACTTAGAGAAGAATTAATGTGTAATCCCAGGGCAGGAAGAATTATGGAAGATTTAAGAGAGCTTTCAGAAGCCGGGATACATTTTCATCTTCAATTAGTTTTAATTCCAGGGATAAATGATGGTAAAGAATTAGAGAGAAGTTTAAAAGACCTGACAGGCCTTGCTGAAAATGTTGAATCTATAGGAATTGTTCCAGTTGGATTAACTGGTCATAGAGATAATTTACCTGATTTAAATTCATATGATAAGGAGTCTGCTGAAGAGGTAATTAATATTACTGGTAAGTGGCAAAAAAAATTAATTGAGCAAGAGGGATATAATTATATTTACTTATCTGATGAATTTTATTTAATATCTGATAAAAATATACCTGAAAAAGATCATTATAATGAATTTCCACAGTTAGAAAATGGAATTGGTATGACCAGATTAGAGCTTGATAATTATAAAGAAATTAAAGATATATATGATAATAGAGATCTGGAAATTAATGAGGAGATTACAATTATAACATCTGAGTTAGGATGGCTTGCTTTAAAAAGTTTTTGGAAGGAAATTAACAGCTTATCAGAAAATATTAAGGTAGAGGTTATTAAAAATAAATATTTAGGTGGCGGAGTTACAGTAACTGGTTTACTTGCCGCTGAGGATATATTCTATGGCTTATCAGATGATGGAAATTCCGGGATTTTGATCTTACCAGATATAATTTTCAATGACAATGGTTTAACTTTAGATGATTATGGTATAAAAGATTTTAAAAATACATTAGATTATGATAGAATATGTAAGGCTAGTGAGATAAAAGAAATTTTGGAGGTGATTTTTGATGGGACGACCGATTGTTGCAATAGTGGGTAG
- a CDS encoding NAD(P)H-dependent glycerol-3-phosphate dehydrogenase: MTKKIAVIGGGSWGTAIAENLTKNNFNVYLYAKRAEQVNEMIKTGRNKDYFPDYKLSDFIIPTNDLKEAVSNKDIVFISVPTSATREVSRKVKKYISKDAIVVSTAKGIDEDSFLTNSEIISEELANTITVLSGPTHAEEVILDKPTAAVVASKDMESAKVVQKAMSNIRFRAYTNPDIVGVELGGAIKNIIALASGIVAGLGYGDNSIAALITRGLTEISRFGVELGANKATFSGLSGLGDLVVTCTSEHSRNRSFGYKIGQGLSIDEAEREVGQVVEGIKTTRSVILAKKGGKVKTEMPITEEIYEVLFEDKDPLKAVDDLMNREIKTEIS; encoded by the coding sequence ATGACTAAAAAGATTGCAGTAATAGGTGGAGGCAGCTGGGGAACTGCTATTGCTGAAAATTTAACAAAGAATAATTTTAACGTTTATTTATATGCCAAGAGAGCTGAGCAGGTAAATGAAATGATTAAGACAGGCAGGAATAAGGATTACTTCCCTGATTATAAATTATCTGATTTTATTATTCCAACTAATGATCTTAAAGAGGCTGTATCTAATAAGGATATAGTTTTTATTTCAGTCCCGACTTCAGCCACCAGGGAAGTTTCTAGAAAAGTAAAAAAATATATTAGTAAGGATGCCATTGTTGTATCTACTGCCAAAGGTATAGATGAGGATAGTTTTTTAACAAATAGTGAGATAATATCTGAAGAACTGGCCAATACTATTACAGTTTTATCAGGGCCAACCCATGCTGAAGAAGTAATTCTTGATAAACCAACAGCAGCAGTTGTGGCATCTAAAGATATGGAGTCTGCAAAAGTAGTTCAAAAAGCTATGAGTAATATTAGATTTAGAGCCTATACTAACCCGGATATAGTCGGGGTTGAATTAGGTGGTGCAATTAAGAATATTATTGCTCTGGCATCAGGTATAGTCGCTGGACTTGGTTATGGAGATAATTCTATTGCTGCCTTAATAACCAGAGGGCTAACAGAAATAAGCAGATTTGGAGTTGAACTAGGAGCCAATAAGGCAACTTTTTCTGGTTTATCTGGATTAGGAGACCTGGTTGTTACCTGCACCAGTGAACACAGCAGGAATAGGAGTTTTGGTTATAAAATTGGTCAGGGTTTAAGTATTGATGAGGCCGAAAGAGAAGTTGGCCAGGTTGTAGAGGGAATAAAAACTACAAGATCTGTTATTTTAGCCAAAAAAGGTGGAAAAGTTAAGACAGAAATGCCTATAACAGAAGAAATTTATGAGGTTTTATTTGAGGATAAAGATCCTTTAAAAGCTGTTGATGACCTTATGAATAGGGAAATTAAGACTGAAATCAGCTAA
- a CDS encoding JAB domain-containing protein, with amino-acid sequence MTEIACLKCGKFDGEIEILGVGEFTKDIGRLNGLGFVAFRCPCSRELQYQILESDHPLLKVDNKKLPKNFTQELSLDSEFSTDEVIDFYRELKDIKNIDCLLSKCYNPEKESERDFLKTPFYQESQLIKLFNLINESKNERALVVTLDRYRILKGWKLMGPGTDYDLSLNPKEVFEQALNVEDECMIYIIDNLDINIKSPEREEIMKVNRLRQAGAILGIKFKDRLHVDGNQFYSFKKLNLI; translated from the coding sequence ATGACCGAAATTGCCTGTTTAAAATGTGGAAAATTTGATGGTGAAATTGAAATTCTTGGTGTTGGTGAATTCACTAAAGATATTGGAAGGTTGAATGGGCTCGGTTTTGTTGCATTTAGATGTCCCTGTTCAAGAGAATTGCAATACCAGATATTAGAATCCGATCATCCATTATTAAAAGTTGATAATAAGAAACTCCCTAAAAATTTTACTCAGGAACTTTCTTTAGATTCTGAGTTTAGTACTGATGAGGTTATTGATTTTTATAGGGAATTAAAAGATATTAAAAATATAGACTGCTTGTTATCAAAATGTTATAATCCAGAGAAAGAATCTGAAAGAGATTTTTTAAAGACTCCTTTTTATCAAGAGAGTCAATTAATCAAGCTATTTAACCTGATTAATGAATCAAAAAATGAAAGAGCTTTAGTTGTAACTTTAGATAGATATAGGATTTTAAAGGGCTGGAAACTTATGGGGCCAGGAACTGATTATGATTTATCTTTAAATCCCAAGGAAGTTTTTGAGCAGGCTTTAAATGTTGAAGATGAATGTATGATTTATATTATCGATAATTTAGATATAAATATTAAATCGCCAGAACGGGAAGAGATAATGAAAGTAAATAGATTGAGACAGGCTGGGGCAATTTTAGGAATTAAATTTAAAGATAGATTGCACGTTGATGGGAATCAGTTTTATAGTTTTAAGAAACTTAATCTTATATAA
- the der gene encoding ribosome biogenesis GTPase Der, which yields MGRPIVAIVGRANVGKSTLFNRFIGRRQAIVEGTPNLTRDRIYGNSSWQGRDFVVVDTGGIEPGSDKGIKSKVLFQAKQAISESDLILFVVDDRTGMTPQDEEIAELLRRSKKEVIVVVNKVDQFVKGEEPWEFFSLGFEDVLPISAEHGKNVGDLYEKIVEKLPEEIEEEKDEDDILDVAIVGKPNVGKSSFVNYLMGSERVLVSPQPGTTRDAVDTLFEFKDRKFNLIDTAGLRRKSKVDWSVEYYSNLRAINAIERADVVLMMIDANEGVTDQDKKIVGYVHDAGKPVVLAVNKWDMIEKDTYTSQEYRDEIYYQLKFLNYAPVSFISAKTGQRVEEVLNLMEYVFDQASMRVKTGLLNEVIQEAVELRQPPAYKGKRLKIYYATQTSVRPPTFIVFVNDPELVHFAYQRYLDNSLRENFGFIGTSLDIKFRKRN from the coding sequence ATGGGACGACCGATTGTTGCAATAGTGGGTAGAGCTAATGTTGGTAAATCAACATTATTTAATAGATTTATTGGAAGAAGACAGGCCATTGTTGAAGGAACACCAAATTTGACCCGAGATAGGATTTATGGAAATAGTTCCTGGCAGGGAAGAGATTTTGTTGTTGTTGATACTGGAGGAATTGAACCTGGTTCAGACAAGGGAATTAAATCTAAGGTTTTATTTCAAGCAAAGCAGGCAATATCTGAATCTGATCTGATTTTATTTGTGGTTGATGATCGCACTGGAATGACTCCACAGGATGAAGAAATTGCAGAGTTGCTGAGAAGATCAAAAAAAGAGGTAATTGTTGTTGTTAATAAAGTTGATCAATTTGTTAAAGGAGAAGAACCCTGGGAATTTTTCTCATTAGGTTTTGAAGATGTTTTACCAATTTCTGCTGAGCATGGAAAAAATGTTGGTGATCTTTATGAGAAGATTGTTGAAAAATTACCTGAAGAGATAGAAGAGGAAAAAGATGAAGATGATATTTTAGATGTGGCTATTGTCGGTAAACCTAATGTTGGAAAATCTTCTTTTGTTAATTATTTAATGGGAAGTGAAAGGGTGTTAGTTAGCCCGCAACCAGGAACAACAAGGGATGCCGTTGATACTTTATTTGAGTTTAAAGATAGAAAATTTAATTTAATAGACACAGCCGGTTTAAGAAGGAAATCAAAGGTTGATTGGTCTGTTGAATATTACAGTAATTTAAGAGCTATAAATGCTATTGAAAGAGCAGACGTGGTTTTAATGATGATTGACGCTAATGAAGGAGTTACTGACCAGGATAAAAAGATTGTTGGTTATGTTCATGATGCAGGTAAGCCTGTTGTTTTAGCAGTGAATAAGTGGGATATGATAGAAAAAGATACTTATACCAGTCAGGAATATAGAGATGAAATTTATTATCAGCTTAAATTTTTAAATTATGCTCCTGTTTCTTTTATATCTGCGAAAACAGGGCAGAGAGTTGAAGAAGTATTAAATTTAATGGAATATGTATTTGACCAGGCATCTATGAGAGTTAAAACTGGATTATTAAATGAAGTTATACAGGAGGCTGTAGAATTAAGGCAACCACCTGCTTATAAAGGTAAGAGGCTTAAGATTTATTATGCAACACAGACTTCTGTGAGGCCCCCAACATTTATTGTTTTTGTTAATGATCCTGAATTAGTTCATTTTGCTTACCAGAGATATCTTGATAATAGTCTTAGAGAAAACTTTGGGTTTATTGGAACTTCACTTGATATAAAATTTAGGAAAAGAAATTAA